One window of Bos mutus isolate GX-2022 chromosome 29, NWIPB_WYAK_1.1, whole genome shotgun sequence genomic DNA carries:
- the PATE1 gene encoding prostate and testis expressed protein 1, translating into MDKSLLLGLPVLLCCFRGLKGQMGPLAAVLSHLLPYSLAQIIEIIQCRMCHIQFPRQKCSRGRGLCIAVKEEACTTGRIFKYDGTLWLTFRGCLKNCANVNNIKWSVYLVNFRCCRSHDLCNEDI; encoded by the exons ATGGACAAGTCCCTCCTGCTAGGGCTCCCTGTCCTCCTCTGCTGCTTTCGAG GTTTGAAAGGGCAGATGGGTCCTTTGGCAGCAGTGCTTTCACATCTACTTCCCTACTCTCTGGCCCAAATTATAGAAATTATTCAGTGTAGGATGTGCCACATCCAGTTTCCAAGACAGAAGTGTTCCAGAGGCAGAGGACTATGTATTGCAGTGAAAGAAGAGGCTTGCACGACTGGGAGGATTTTCAAAT ATGATGGCACTCTCTGGTTAACCTTCAGGGGTTGCCTAAAGAACTGCGCCAATGTGAACAACATAAAGTGGAGTGTCTACCTGGTGAACTTCAGGTGTTGCAGGAGCCACGACTTGTGCAATGAAGACATCTAG